The DNA window TCGCACAGCGAGCGATTGCGAACGCTGGAGGCGGACAGCGGCCCGAGCATGAAGGCCAGCTCGATTTCCTGCGCAAGCAGCCTCGCGGTCAGGTTCGGCGTGATGTCGACTTCGATCTCCAGCGACAGATTGGGATAGGCGGTATTGACGCTCTTGATCAGCCGCGACAGCCAGGTGTGCACGATGGTCTCGGCGACCCCGAGCCGCAACACCCCGCGCATCGCCGAGCGGTCGCTCACTTCAGCCATCATCTCCGAGCGCAGGCCCATCAGTTTTTCCGCATAGACCATCAACTGCCGGCCGCTCGGGGTCGGCGAGGCCACGCGATGGTCGCGGTTCAACAGCTTCACCCCCAACTCGCGTTCGAGTTGGGCGATCCGCTGCGAGATCGCGGGCTGGGTGGTATTGAGTTTCTCGCCCGCGGCGCGGAAGCTGCCCAGGGTCACCACCCACAGGAAGGTCTCGATCGATTTGAAGTCCACCATCGGAGGGAGCTCCGATCGATAAAATTAATTTATCGATCGTGATCAAAAACGAAGATTAGACTTTATAGTAGGCGTGGGTTTCACTATTGTCGAGAGAATAGGCAGGGCGATCTGATGACCGTTTTAACGGCAGAGGACTTCCGCGGCGATGAGACCGCACTTCCGAGCCTGCAGGCCCGCCTGGCGTGCCGCGCCGGCATGGCCACCACCACCGCCGGCGTCGCCAACGGCTTTGTCCAGGGCAATCTGGCGATCCTGCCGGAAAAGCTTGCGGCCTCGTTCCACCGCTTCTGTCAGCTCAATCCAAAACCGTGCCCGATCATCGGCATGTCCGATGTCGGAGATCCCCGCATTCCCTCGCTCGGCATCGATCTGGACATCCGCACCGACCTGCCGCGCTACCGGGTCTGGCGCGACGGCGAGGTGGCCGACGAGCCGACCGATATCATGGCGCATTGGCGCGACGATCTGGTCGCGTTCGTGCTGGGGTGCTCGTTTTCGTTCGAGGAAGCGTTGATGGCGGACGACCTGCCAATCCGCCACATCGAGCGCAACGTTCGCGTGCCGATGTACCGCACCAATATTGCGTGCAGCCCGTCGGGGCCGTTCGCCGGCCCGATGGTGGTGTCGATGCGCCCGTTCAAGCCGGCCGATGCGATCCGCGCGGTGCAGATCACCTCGAGATTCCCTTCGGTGCACGGCGCACCGGTTCATCTCGGCCATCCGCATTCGATCGGGATTTCCGATATCGCAAAACCCGATTACGGCGATGCGGTGCCGGTGGAAGCCGACGAGATTCCCGTGTTCTGGGCATGCGGCGTGACCCCGCAGGCGGTGATCTCGGCGGCGAAGCTGCCGTTTGCGATCACGCACGCGCCCGGATTGATGCTGGTGACCGATCTCCGCAACAAGCAACTTGCTGTGCTTTAAAGGGCAGCGTCTGCTGTTCTTTAAGGCTTTACCGCCATCCGCAATCGTTTCATCGATGAGCCGCCGATCAACAGAGGACCCCGTGATGACCATCACTCGCCGCAATGTATTGCTTGGAGCCACGGCCACCGCCGCGCTGTTGCCGGTCGCGGCGCGCGCGCAAACACCCGAAGTGAAGATCGGCATCATCTATCCGTTTTCCGGCGCCAGCGCCCAGATCGGCGTCGATGCACAAAAGGCATTTGAGACCGCCGCCGAGATCATCAACAACAAGTACGATTTCGATCTGCCGCTGGCGCGGACCGAGGGACTGCCTGGGCTCGGTGGTGCCAAGATCCGTCTCGTGTTCGCCGATCACCAGGCCGATCCGCAGAAAGGCCGCGCCGAAGCCGAGCGCCTCATTACGCAGGACAAAGTCTGCGCCATCATCGGCACCTACCAGAGCGCGGTCGCCGTCACCGCCAGCCAGATCTGCGAGCGCTACCAGATCCCGTTCATCTCGGCCGACAATTCCTCGCCGAGCCTGCATCGCCGCGGCCTCAAATTCTATTTCCGCGCCGCCCCGCATGACGAGATGTTCTCGGCCGCGATGTTCGACTTCTTCGATGCCATGAAAAAGAAGGGCACCAGGATAGATACCCTGTCCCTGTTCCACGAGGATACCATCTTCGGCACCGACTCGGGCAACGCGCAGATCAAGCTCGCGGGCGAGCGCGGCTACAAGGTGCTGGCCGATATCAAATACCGCGCCAATTCGCCATCGCTGTCGGCCGAGGTACAGCAGCTCAAGGCAGCCAATGCCGACGTGCTGATGCCCTCAAGCTACACCACTGACGGCATCCTGCTGGTGAAGACCATGGCCGAACTCGGCTACAAGCCGAATGCCATCGTTGCGCAGGACGCCGGCTTCTCCGAAAAGGCGCTGTACGACGCGGTCGGCGACAAGCTCGAAGGTGTGATCTCGCGCGGCAGCTTCTCGCTCGATCTCGCCGCCAAACGGCCGATGGTCGGCAAGATCAACGCCCTGTTCAAGGAAAAGTCGGGCAAGGACTTCAACGACTACTCGTCGCGGCAGTTCATGGGCCTGATCGTGATGGCGGATGCCATCAATCGCGCCAAGTCCACGGATGGCGACAAGATCCGGGAAGCGCTGGTGGCCACCGACATGCCGGGCGAGACCACCATCATGCCGTGGAAGCGCGTCAAGTTCGACGAAATGGGCCAGAACAACGACGCCGATCCGGTG is part of the Bradyrhizobium erythrophlei genome and encodes:
- a CDS encoding putative hydro-lyase, whose product is MTVLTAEDFRGDETALPSLQARLACRAGMATTTAGVANGFVQGNLAILPEKLAASFHRFCQLNPKPCPIIGMSDVGDPRIPSLGIDLDIRTDLPRYRVWRDGEVADEPTDIMAHWRDDLVAFVLGCSFSFEEALMADDLPIRHIERNVRVPMYRTNIACSPSGPFAGPMVVSMRPFKPADAIRAVQITSRFPSVHGAPVHLGHPHSIGISDIAKPDYGDAVPVEADEIPVFWACGVTPQAVISAAKLPFAITHAPGLMLVTDLRNKQLAVL
- a CDS encoding ABC transporter substrate-binding protein, which encodes MTITRRNVLLGATATAALLPVAARAQTPEVKIGIIYPFSGASAQIGVDAQKAFETAAEIINNKYDFDLPLARTEGLPGLGGAKIRLVFADHQADPQKGRAEAERLITQDKVCAIIGTYQSAVAVTASQICERYQIPFISADNSSPSLHRRGLKFYFRAAPHDEMFSAAMFDFFDAMKKKGTRIDTLSLFHEDTIFGTDSGNAQIKLAGERGYKVLADIKYRANSPSLSAEVQQLKAANADVLMPSSYTTDGILLVKTMAELGYKPNAIVAQDAGFSEKALYDAVGDKLEGVISRGSFSLDLAAKRPMVGKINALFKEKSGKDFNDYSSRQFMGLIVMADAINRAKSTDGDKIREALVATDMPGETTIMPWKRVKFDEMGQNNDADPVLLQYTGGKFVTIFPPQAAVAEATWPMK
- a CDS encoding LysR family transcriptional regulator, producing the protein MVDFKSIETFLWVVTLGSFRAAGEKLNTTQPAISQRIAQLERELGVKLLNRDHRVASPTPSGRQLMVYAEKLMGLRSEMMAEVSDRSAMRGVLRLGVAETIVHTWLSRLIKSVNTAYPNLSLEIEVDITPNLTARLLAQEIELAFMLGPLSASSVRNRSLCDYAIGFLASPSLGLGHGPLKVYDLAKFPIITFPRKTQPYEVVRALFNRPDLPPIRLHASASLATVIHMAIEGLGIAVIPTAIVENELADGRLQLLSTDLKISPLTFAASWLASPDTVAVELVADLAGQIAQSNALS